AAAATTTATAAGTATTTCCGGTTGCTATTACCGTATAGCCGGCAATTTCCAAATGCGTCGCCAGCTCCGTTATTTGTGTCTTATCGTAAACGGAAATAAGGGCATACTTAGTTTTTTGCATAATAATTTAATACCTTTTTTTAAATTAATTTGATTTTAAAATATTATATATAGTAGAATATATGAAAAAATTTATTATATTCTACTAATTTTAATTATTTATTTCAATATAAATAATAATTTTATTGAGAGCGGGAGGAAGATATTTAATGAAAAAAATAAAAATTGCGCTTCTTGCATTTATACTTTTAGTCGCGATAAATTTTTTAAGCGGATGCGCGCTTTTGGTGGTAGGCGGACTTGCCGGGACCACCGGATATTTAGCGGCAAAGCAGGGGTACGGCGTACAGTCTCCCGTTACAAAAAAGTAACAAAAGCAAATTTAACGGGGCGGTTTTTTACTGCAATTATTGCCTTAATCAAATTAAGTACGCCGCCGCCCGTTATTAATATTATTAATTAATTTAATGGAGTAATTTTATGGCAATTACAGTTATAGGTTCTATAGCAATAGACGAAATTGAAACTCCTTTCGAAAAAACAGGAGATATTCTAGGGGGTTCGGCGACATATTTTTCTATGGCGGCATCGTTTTTAACCGACGTAAAAATTATAGGAACGGTCGGCAAAGATTTCGACAAAAAACATTTAAACGTTTTTAAAGACAGATCTATAAATATTAAAAATATCAAGACAGAGGACGGCAAAACTTTCAGGTGGAAGGGCAGATACGGCTACGATATGTCCGACCCCGAAACTATAATGACTGAACTCGGCGTATTTTCTTCATTTAAACCGGTTGTTCCTCATGATTCTAAAGACGATATGATATTTCTTGCAAATATAGATCCGGAAATACAGTTTGATGCGCTTAAACAGATGAGTTCTCCTAAACTTTCGGCTCTAGATACTATGAATTTTTGGATAGACGGTAAAAAAGAAAAACTTATAAATGTTCTTAAATTAACCGATATATTTATAATCAACGAATCCGAGGCAAGGCTTTTAACGGGTAAATCTTCAATTTTCGACTGCGCCGAAACTATTTTTAAATACGGCGCAAAGATATTGATTTTAAAAAGAGGAGCATACGGCGCCACGATGTTTTTTGAAAATAAATTTTTTATGGTTCCGGCGTATCCTTTGGAAAACGTCGTAGATCCCACGGGAGCAGGCGATTCTTTTGCGGGCGGTTTTCTCGGCTATATGGATAATACTGGAGATATGTCGTTTGAAAATCTTAAAAAAGCGCTCGTGTTCGGAAATATTATGGCTTCGTTTGCCGTAGAAGGTTTTTCCGTAAGCAGATTTTTGACTATACGGATGGACGAAATTAAAGAAAGATTTAAAAAATTCAGGGAAATGACTTATTTTGAGGAGCTTAACGTATAAATCCTCTTGCATTTATAGTTTTATTTAATTAACCCTTTAATAATATTCTATTATTTATCTTATTTATTATGGAATACATTGGTAAAAAAAGCTTTTTAAAGTTTGCAGTCTTATTATTAATTGCTGCGGTAATTTTTCCTTTGCTGTCCGGTTGCGGCATGTCGGCGGTTTCCAAAAAAAACAAACTTAAATCGAATCTTTATTATAGGCTCGGCGTAGGTTTTTATCATAACGGCAATTATATAAAAGCAATGCAGGAATTTATAAGGGCTAAAATGTTTTATTCGTATTCCGCTAAAAATTATAACGCCATAGGTATAATATATATGAAAACCGCCCGCGAGAACAGAGCCGTAAAAAACTTTAAAAAAGCCGTAAAAATAAATCCTCAATTTTCGGATGCATATTATAATTTAGGTTTAATATACATAAAAAAGAAAAATTACAGGCAGGCAAAAATATATCTGAAAAAAGCATTAAAAAACCCTTTTTATAACAAACCTTACGAAAGTTATACGCAGCTTGCAAAAATTTATATAGCCGAAAACAAAATTAAAAAAGCGAAAAAAATATTGACCGTGTCCATGCTTCTCGACAAAAATTATTTTTTAACTTATTATTATCTTGGAAAATGTATGCTTTTAGAAAACAATCTGCCGGCAGGGCTGTATTATTTTAAAAAAACATTAGATGCAAATATGTTTTTTATGCCTGCCAAATATTACGAAGGCTTGATATATTTTAAACAAAAAAGATATAATAAAGCAAAATATATATTTTATTCGGTGTATGGTGCTGATAAAGCGGATAAATACGGCGTAGAATCTTTAAAATATATTAAGAAAATCCTTATCTTGTTAAAATAAAGCGGGTGCATATTTATGGAAAATGAAGATTCCTATTATGAAACTGTCGGAGAATATCTAAGTACGAGCAGGAAGTCTTCAAGGCTTGGAATAGCGGAAGTTTCAAATATAACCAAAATAAATGCGTCTTATATAGAAGCAATAGAAAACGACGATTTTTCTTTGTTTTCTTCACCTCAGCTATTAAAAGGATATATAAAACTTCTTGCAAAAACCGTAAATGCCGATGAAAAAAAGGCCGTTTCTTTATTTGAATCGGAATTAAAAAGCAATTTTACCGGCAAAGCGGTCGAAGATATAGTCGGAGAAAAATTTAAAGAAGAAATAAAGAGATCACAGAGTTTCCGTAGAAAATTTTTATTCATATTATTCGGCGGAATTTTAATTATTATTTTGTCTTATGTTTCGTTAAAATTATACGGTTACATAAAAACATTAAGAGCCTCAGAGGCGCATAAAGTCTCTATGCCGCTTAATTCTCCGGCCGCCGTGAATCCTGTTAAAAAAAAACTTAAGAAATACGGCATACTGCTCAAAGGAAAAATAGTAAAAAAAACGTGGGTAGCGGTCAAAATAGACGAAAGGCATACAAAAACGTCCATGCTTTATCCCGAAGAGTCTAAGACTTGGAAAGCAGATAAGAGATTAAGGATTAAAATAGGAAACGCAGGCGGTATTATATTGAATTATAACGGCAAAGATATCGGAAAGCCCGGCAAAGAAGGGCAGGTCGTAACTTTGTTTTTCCCGCCTAAAAAGAAAAAGTAGCAGAAGACCGAAATATTATATCTTTTTCCTGCTTTTAGAGGCATAACCTATTTTATCGAATATAAAAGAAAGCATCAGTAATATTATTCCGATTGCCGATATAATAAGCGCAAGATAGTCATCCTCTATATTTATATTAAATCCCTGTAAACCCCAGTAAATTCCAAAACTCAATAGCAGAACGGATGCCAATCCTTTCATCCAGTGAGACGGTATTTTCTTAAAATATTTTCTTAAATAATAAACCGAAAGCAGTATAACTATGATTGAACTTAAGGCAAGAGCCGATATTACCGAAAGCCACTGTTTGTCCGTAACGGCAAAAGGGACTGCCACAACCGCTACTTCGAATGCTTCTATTATTACGGCATTTAGCGCAACGATGAAGGATTTGAAAGAGCATTTTTGATGTTTTACCATAGCGCTTTCAGCTTTTTTAAAAAGCGGTTTTTCTCCTATTTTTTTTGAAAAAGGAGTTAAATAGAATACAAAACTTATCAGTTTATAAGAAAAATATAAACCGACCGCTAAAAGTATCCCGCCTATTATTAATTTGACTGTAGTTATAGGTACCGTTTTAATTATAGTTACTCCGCCTAAGAAAAGAATAAACAGCGTTCCGACGAATCCTATCAGGGCGCCGGCTAACGCGCTGGAAAGCCCTATGTCTTCACCCACTATAAAAACTATAGCCGACACTTCGCTAAGTTCCACTATTGCAACGGAAAATACGGCTATAAATATTAATATACTGAAATTCATAATATGTAAATTATACCAGAGTTTTAAAAAAATTGATATAAAAATCTTTATTGACTTTTTTATCGTTAAGTAATAAGCTAAAAGAATCTAAGAATTATACAGTTGCATTTGTTTATTCAAGAGATGTATAATTTTAATATTATTATTTATTAAGGAGGTTACATTATGGCAGTATCGTCAAACAAAACACTTGATGCAAGCGGGTTATCATGCCCTCTTCCCATCGTCAAAACAAAAAAAGAAATCGACACCATGTCTTCAGGACAGGTCCTTGAGGTAATATCGACCGATCCCGGTTCAAAAAACGACATGGCGGCTTGGTGCAACAGGACAGGAAATAAGCTGTTGGAATCTTCGGAAGAAGGCGGAAAATTTAAATTTTACGTCCAGAAATCTTAAGTATGCGTTTTAAGCCCCAAAAAGCGGCCTTTTAATAAAGCATTGCTTCAATTTAAAAGCGTAATTGGGAGTCCGAGCATATAAATCAAAGTTTAATTTACGATTTATACCTATAGGCGGTTTTGCAATCCGCTTTTTAATATGGTACCGGAATTCAATTCCGGTACCGTCACAATATTGATTATCCTGTTATTTCTCTTATTTTAAAACTTGCTTTTTTTGCTAAACGTTATAGTTATAGAAGATAGATGCCGAATAAAAACAATAAAAATAAAGAACCTTCCAAACTTAACGAAGCAGGAAGAATGTCATTCGTCGAACATTTTTCCGAACTAAGAAAGAGGATTATTTATGTATTTATAGCGATAATAATCTGCACGGGTTTTTCATGGCATTTATCTTATAAGGCTATAAATATTATAGAAACTCCTTTGGAAAAGCCGACATATATAACATATTTTGCCGGATATGCAAAAAAAATTATAAAGAAAAAAATACCTTTCGTTTATTATTCGTTCGGATTAAATAAGACTCCTAAAAAATTTCAAAAACATATTCTGCACTATTCAAAACCGCTTGAGCCGTTTTTTATGCAGGTTAAGGTTTCTCTTATTCTGGGGCT
This genomic stretch from Candidatus Acidulodesulfobacterium acidiphilum harbors:
- a CDS encoding tetratricopeptide repeat protein, which produces MEYIGKKSFLKFAVLLLIAAVIFPLLSGCGMSAVSKKNKLKSNLYYRLGVGFYHNGNYIKAMQEFIRAKMFYSYSAKNYNAIGIIYMKTARENRAVKNFKKAVKINPQFSDAYYNLGLIYIKKKNYRQAKIYLKKALKNPFYNKPYESYTQLAKIYIAENKIKKAKKILTVSMLLDKNYFLTYYYLGKCMLLENNLPAGLYYFKKTLDANMFFMPAKYYEGLIYFKQKRYNKAKYIFYSVYGADKADKYGVESLKYIKKILILLK
- a CDS encoding helix-turn-helix domain-containing protein, whose protein sequence is MENEDSYYETVGEYLSTSRKSSRLGIAEVSNITKINASYIEAIENDDFSLFSSPQLLKGYIKLLAKTVNADEKKAVSLFESELKSNFTGKAVEDIVGEKFKEEIKRSQSFRRKFLFILFGGILIIILSYVSLKLYGYIKTLRASEAHKVSMPLNSPAAVNPVKKKLKKYGILLKGKIVKKTWVAVKIDERHTKTSMLYPEESKTWKADKRLRIKIGNAGGIILNYNGKDIGKPGKEGQVVTLFFPPKKKK
- a CDS encoding sugar kinase, with the protein product MAITVIGSIAIDEIETPFEKTGDILGGSATYFSMAASFLTDVKIIGTVGKDFDKKHLNVFKDRSINIKNIKTEDGKTFRWKGRYGYDMSDPETIMTELGVFSSFKPVVPHDSKDDMIFLANIDPEIQFDALKQMSSPKLSALDTMNFWIDGKKEKLINVLKLTDIFIINESEARLLTGKSSIFDCAETIFKYGAKILILKRGAYGATMFFENKFFMVPAYPLENVVDPTGAGDSFAGGFLGYMDNTGDMSFENLKKALVFGNIMASFAVEGFSVSRFLTIRMDEIKERFKKFREMTYFEELNV
- a CDS encoding sulfurtransferase TusA family protein, which produces MAVSSNKTLDASGLSCPLPIVKTKKEIDTMSSGQVLEVISTDPGSKNDMAAWCNRTGNKLLESSEEGGKFKFYVQKS